A section of the Myxococcus virescens genome encodes:
- a CDS encoding CRISPR-associated helicase/endonuclease Cas3, producing MNGFAHSTANADRRDWHRLSEHLLETGRLAADFAAAFGAAAYGEVSGRLHDLGKNQRPFQEGRLEGKPLRVDHSTAGAVEAVKRWGSVGRLIAYAIAGHHAGLANGLPGANQSRRSLEERLESDRSQLLPGWEAVLALPSALPNVPLTFREPQAPGFTLAFFVRMLFSCLVDADYLDTEAFYARVEKRQLERGHAVTLPELRDLLRDYMARMDIPDSDVNRVRAEVLARARTHAPTPPGMFSLTVPTGGGKTLASLSFALEHAAHHGKRRVIYVIPYTSIVEQTAMVFRKALSPHGDAVLEHHSGFDDAVLETQRARDKRQLDMQGWDAPVVVTTAVQFFESLFGDRPSQCRKLHRIANSVIVLDEAQTLPLKLLRPCVAALDELARNYRSSVVLCTATQPALWETGDPVRSFAGGLPDRPEREIAPAPAELHRRLRRVRVHHQGETTDEQLVEHLRAHPQVLCIVNNRVHARHLYQAISDQPGAWHLTTLMYSRHRSEVLDTVRTALREERPCRLIATSLVEAGVDVDFPLVLRAEAGLDSIAQAAGRCNREGKRDWSASQVLVFRPVSQGTAPPRELREYAETASEILRQPRFRDDPLAPEALDAYFRLLYWRRDGADSRLDGKGILSMLAGLKTNLPFEKVAREFRMIESHQQRVIVPWLPGTREEPPEFSESLAALTRGGFVGASARVLQRYTVQVPVCALNGLCAAGAVQPFEEARFGRQFMLLRQPELYHEAYGLSWEAPTFIDPSNLMI from the coding sequence ATGAATGGATTTGCGCATTCGACAGCCAATGCCGACCGCCGGGACTGGCATCGGCTCTCGGAACATCTGCTCGAAACGGGGCGGCTCGCGGCGGACTTCGCCGCCGCGTTCGGCGCTGCTGCCTATGGCGAGGTGAGCGGCCGGTTGCACGACCTGGGCAAGAACCAGCGTCCATTCCAGGAGGGGCGCCTGGAGGGGAAGCCGCTCCGGGTCGACCACTCGACCGCTGGCGCCGTCGAAGCTGTGAAGCGGTGGGGGTCCGTGGGCCGGCTGATCGCATATGCCATTGCCGGTCACCACGCGGGCCTGGCGAATGGTCTCCCCGGAGCGAACCAGAGCCGCCGCTCGCTCGAGGAGCGGCTCGAGTCAGACAGATCGCAGCTCCTGCCGGGCTGGGAGGCGGTGCTGGCGCTGCCCTCCGCGCTACCCAACGTTCCGCTCACGTTCCGGGAACCCCAGGCACCGGGCTTCACCCTGGCGTTCTTCGTCCGGATGCTGTTCTCCTGTCTGGTCGACGCCGACTACCTGGACACAGAGGCGTTCTACGCCAGGGTGGAGAAGCGCCAGTTGGAGCGCGGCCACGCCGTCACGCTCCCCGAGCTGCGAGACCTGCTGCGCGACTACATGGCGCGCATGGACATCCCGGACAGTGACGTCAACCGCGTGCGCGCCGAGGTGCTCGCACGCGCGCGCACGCATGCGCCAACTCCCCCGGGGATGTTCTCGCTGACCGTGCCCACTGGGGGCGGCAAGACGCTCGCGTCACTCAGCTTCGCGCTGGAACACGCCGCGCATCACGGCAAGCGTCGCGTCATCTACGTCATCCCCTACACCAGCATCGTGGAGCAGACCGCCATGGTGTTCCGCAAAGCACTCTCTCCTCACGGCGACGCCGTGCTGGAGCACCACAGCGGCTTCGATGACGCCGTGCTGGAGACCCAGCGCGCGCGCGACAAGCGCCAGCTCGACATGCAGGGCTGGGACGCGCCCGTGGTCGTCACCACCGCCGTGCAGTTCTTCGAGAGTCTCTTCGGGGACCGTCCCTCGCAATGCCGCAAGCTGCACCGCATTGCCAACAGCGTCATCGTGCTCGACGAGGCGCAGACCCTGCCGCTCAAGCTGCTGCGCCCCTGTGTGGCAGCACTGGACGAGCTGGCCCGAAACTATCGGAGCAGCGTGGTGCTCTGCACCGCGACGCAGCCTGCGCTGTGGGAAACCGGAGACCCGGTCCGCAGCTTCGCGGGCGGCCTCCCCGACCGCCCCGAGCGCGAGATCGCCCCCGCTCCGGCCGAACTCCATCGCCGGCTGCGCCGTGTGCGCGTGCACCACCAGGGAGAGACCACCGACGAGCAGTTGGTCGAACACCTGCGAGCGCATCCCCAGGTGCTGTGCATCGTCAACAACCGGGTCCACGCCAGACATCTGTACCAGGCCATCAGCGACCAGCCCGGCGCGTGGCACCTGACGACGCTGATGTACTCCAGGCACCGCTCCGAGGTGCTGGACACGGTACGCACAGCCCTCCGCGAAGAGCGCCCATGCCGACTGATCGCCACCTCCCTCGTCGAAGCAGGGGTGGATGTGGACTTCCCCCTCGTGCTGCGCGCCGAGGCGGGCCTGGACTCGATTGCCCAGGCTGCCGGACGCTGCAATCGCGAGGGCAAGCGAGACTGGAGCGCGAGCCAGGTCCTTGTCTTCCGCCCGGTGAGCCAGGGCACTGCCCCGCCCCGCGAGCTGCGCGAGTACGCCGAGACCGCGAGCGAAATCCTGCGCCAGCCGCGCTTCCGAGACGACCCGCTGGCACCAGAGGCCCTCGACGCCTACTTCCGGCTGCTCTACTGGCGGCGCGACGGCGCCGACTCGCGGCTCGACGGCAAGGGCATCCTGAGCATGCTCGCGGGGCTGAAGACAAACCTGCCGTTCGAGAAGGTGGCGCGTGAGTTCCGCATGATTGAGAGCCACCAGCAGCGAGTCATCGTCCCCTGGCTTCCGGGCACCCGTGAGGAGCCACCTGAGTTCTCCGAGTCCCTTGCGGCGCTAACGCGCGGCGGCTTCGTGGGAGCCAGCGCGCGCGTCCTGCAACGCTACACCGTGCAGGTGCCTGTCTGTGCATTGAATGGGCTCTGCGCGGCCGGCGCGGTCCAACCGTTCGAGGAGGCGCGCTTCGGTCGGCAGTTCATGCTGTTGAGGCAGCCAGAACTCTATCATGAGGCGTATGGGTTGAGTTGGGAGGCCCCGACATTCATCGACCCCAGCAATCTCATGATATGA
- the cas5c gene encoding type I-C CRISPR-associated protein Cas5c has product MAYGIRLRVWGDRACFTRPELKVERVSYDVITPSAARGILEAIHWKPAIRWRIDRLHVLKPIRFESIRRNEVEEKLSASNVAKAMKAGSTRAAKLYVEDIRQQRAATVLRDVDYVIEAHFDLTARATEDDNAGKHLDMFNRRARQGQCFHMPCLGTREFPASFALLEQDAPLPAPADELAGERDLGWMLLDIDHAHGMTPRFFRARMHHGAIDVPPWDSEEVRA; this is encoded by the coding sequence ATGGCTTACGGCATCAGGTTGCGGGTCTGGGGCGACCGGGCGTGCTTCACCCGCCCCGAGCTCAAGGTGGAGCGAGTGAGTTACGACGTCATCACCCCCTCCGCGGCGCGGGGCATCCTGGAGGCCATCCACTGGAAGCCGGCGATCCGCTGGCGCATCGACCGACTCCACGTCCTCAAGCCCATCCGCTTCGAGTCAATCCGCCGGAACGAAGTGGAAGAGAAGCTCTCCGCCAGCAACGTCGCCAAGGCGATGAAGGCCGGGAGCACGCGCGCAGCAAAGCTCTACGTGGAGGACATCCGGCAGCAGCGGGCCGCCACCGTGCTGCGTGACGTGGACTACGTCATCGAGGCGCACTTCGACCTGACCGCGCGCGCCACCGAGGACGACAACGCCGGCAAGCACCTGGACATGTTCAACCGCAGGGCGCGCCAGGGCCAGTGCTTCCACATGCCCTGCCTGGGTACGCGCGAGTTTCCCGCCAGCTTCGCCCTGCTCGAACAGGATGCGCCACTGCCAGCTCCCGCTGATGAACTGGCCGGTGAGCGCGACCTGGGCTGGATGCTGCTCGACATCGACCATGCCCATGGCATGACGCCGCGCTTCTTCCGTGCACGGATGCACCACGGCGCCATCGACGTGCCCCCCTGGGACAGCGAGGAGGTGCGCGCATGA
- the cas8c gene encoding type I-C CRISPR-associated protein Cas8c/Csd1: MMMEALSRLYLQLFERGEVPEHGFSAEKISFELVLATDGTPVELRDLRHQEGKKPRPRLLPVPTDPNKTRTSGILPFVLWDKTAYAFGVTAGKDKRTKDEHAAFKQRQHEVLKDTTDPDLRAYLAFVDAWRPSRFRELPGFTEEALDANFVFRMDGEHSYLHEKPEARALWTATLGKGEARPGQCLVYGTEEPLADGHPVIREVNGAQTAGAYLVSYNISAFESYGKKGNANASISRHAAFAYTTALNHLLRRAPHNRQRLQIGDATVVFWAEAPSVEATDAAIGLFSVLLQPPNEAEETAKLGSVLETFASGRPLASIDPNLHPDTRYYVLGLAPNAARLSVRFWMSDTLERLGQRFVEHYHDLRLEPAPHPAPSPWLLLRETAALGKSENVPPQLAGELMRAILTGQRYPGSLLANVVMRMRADRDVNLTSIGLRAAICRMCLVRDARKGVHQHSEGGTPVGLDPEERNPGYRLGRLFAALENLQRAALGRNINATIRERYYGSASATPASVFPLLLRGATHHFANVRKSSPGLAFVLEQEIAQIVDGLDSTFPPSLRLGDQGRFAIGYYQQKCYRRPASEAATSEADTAATTDIDQEEGE; the protein is encoded by the coding sequence ATGATGATGGAAGCGCTCAGCCGTCTGTACCTCCAGTTGTTCGAGCGCGGCGAGGTGCCAGAACATGGATTCAGCGCAGAGAAGATCAGCTTCGAGCTGGTGCTCGCGACGGACGGCACCCCCGTGGAGCTCCGCGACCTGCGCCACCAAGAGGGCAAGAAGCCGCGTCCGCGCCTCCTCCCGGTTCCCACGGATCCCAACAAGACGCGCACCTCGGGCATCCTGCCCTTCGTGCTGTGGGACAAGACCGCCTATGCCTTCGGCGTCACCGCGGGCAAAGACAAGCGCACAAAGGATGAGCACGCGGCCTTCAAACAACGCCAGCACGAGGTGTTGAAAGACACGACCGACCCCGACCTGCGTGCCTATCTCGCATTCGTTGACGCCTGGAGGCCCTCGCGCTTCCGCGAACTGCCCGGATTCACCGAAGAAGCCCTGGACGCCAACTTCGTGTTCCGCATGGACGGTGAACACTCCTACCTGCATGAAAAGCCAGAGGCTCGCGCCTTGTGGACGGCCACGCTCGGGAAGGGGGAGGCGCGCCCCGGACAATGCCTCGTATACGGTACTGAGGAACCGTTGGCGGACGGGCACCCCGTCATCCGTGAGGTCAACGGAGCCCAGACCGCGGGCGCCTACCTCGTCTCCTACAACATCTCGGCGTTCGAGTCCTATGGCAAGAAGGGAAACGCGAACGCCTCCATCTCGCGGCACGCTGCGTTTGCCTACACCACCGCCCTGAACCACCTGCTGCGGAGAGCTCCACACAACCGGCAGCGGCTGCAAATCGGCGACGCCACCGTGGTCTTCTGGGCCGAGGCGCCCAGCGTGGAGGCGACCGATGCGGCCATCGGCTTGTTTTCAGTCCTGCTCCAGCCTCCGAACGAGGCGGAGGAGACCGCGAAGCTGGGCTCGGTGCTGGAGACCTTCGCCAGCGGCCGACCGTTGGCAAGCATTGATCCAAACCTTCATCCGGATACGCGCTATTACGTGCTCGGTCTCGCGCCGAACGCCGCGCGGCTGTCCGTGCGCTTCTGGATGTCGGATACCCTGGAGCGGCTCGGCCAGCGCTTCGTCGAGCACTATCACGACCTGCGGTTGGAGCCCGCGCCCCACCCGGCTCCGTCCCCATGGTTGCTGTTGCGCGAAACCGCGGCGCTCGGAAAGAGCGAGAACGTCCCGCCGCAGCTCGCTGGCGAGCTGATGCGCGCCATCCTCACAGGTCAGCGCTATCCAGGCAGTCTGCTGGCCAACGTCGTCATGCGCATGCGCGCCGACCGCGACGTCAACCTCACGTCCATTGGCCTACGGGCCGCCATCTGCCGCATGTGCCTTGTGCGCGACGCGCGCAAGGGCGTCCATCAACACAGTGAAGGGGGAACACCCGTGGGTCTCGATCCCGAAGAGCGCAATCCTGGCTACCGGCTCGGCCGGCTTTTCGCGGCGCTGGAGAACCTCCAGCGTGCCGCCCTGGGCCGCAACATCAACGCCACCATCCGGGAGCGATATTACGGCTCCGCCTCCGCGACTCCGGCCAGCGTTTTCCCTCTCCTGCTGCGCGGCGCCACCCACCACTTCGCGAACGTCAGGAAAAGCAGCCCCGGTCTCGCCTTCGTACTCGAACAAGAGATTGCGCAGATCGTGGACGGCCTGGACTCCACCTTTCCTCCCAGCCTGCGGCTGGGGGACCAGGGCCGCTTCGCCATCGGCTACTACCAGCAGAAGTGCTATCGCCGTCCGGCGAGCGAAGCGGCCACGTCCGAGGCCGACACCGCCGCCACCACCGATATCGACCAGGAAGAGGGGGAGTGA
- the cas7c gene encoding type I-C CRISPR-associated protein Cas7/Csd2 translates to MGAITNRYEFVLLFDVIKGNPNGDPDAGNLPRLDPETNQGLVSDVSLKRKVRNYVELEKGSETGFAIYMAEKAILNAQHAKAYKAENLESVAKKLPKEKEKADALTRWMCANFFDVRCFGAVMTTEVNCGQVRGPVQMGFASSIDPIVPLEASITRMAVTNEKDAEKERTMGRKHLVPYGLYRAHGFISAKLAERTGFSGEDLELLWRSLTNMFEHDRSAARGEMATRKLLVFKHSSALGNAPAHRLFDLIHVRRRNAEAPARQYADYVVDIAHDKLPEGVSLEEKL, encoded by the coding sequence ATGGGCGCCATCACCAACCGTTACGAGTTCGTGCTGCTGTTCGACGTCATCAAGGGCAATCCGAACGGAGACCCGGACGCGGGCAACCTGCCGAGGCTGGACCCGGAGACCAACCAGGGCTTGGTGTCGGACGTCTCCCTGAAGCGCAAGGTGCGCAACTACGTGGAGTTGGAGAAGGGCTCCGAGACGGGCTTCGCCATCTACATGGCGGAGAAGGCCATCCTCAACGCGCAGCACGCCAAGGCCTACAAGGCGGAGAACCTTGAGTCAGTGGCGAAGAAGCTCCCCAAGGAGAAGGAGAAGGCGGACGCGCTCACGCGCTGGATGTGCGCCAACTTCTTCGACGTCCGGTGCTTCGGCGCGGTCATGACCACGGAGGTCAACTGCGGCCAGGTGCGGGGGCCCGTGCAGATGGGCTTTGCCAGCTCCATCGATCCAATCGTTCCGCTGGAGGCGTCCATCACCCGCATGGCGGTCACGAACGAGAAAGATGCGGAGAAGGAGCGCACCATGGGGCGAAAGCACCTCGTGCCCTATGGCCTCTATCGCGCGCATGGCTTCATCTCCGCCAAGCTGGCAGAGAGGACGGGGTTCTCCGGGGAGGACCTCGAACTGCTCTGGCGCAGCTTGACGAACATGTTCGAGCACGACCGCTCCGCCGCGCGCGGCGAGATGGCGACCCGGAAGCTGCTCGTGTTCAAGCACAGCAGCGCGCTCGGCAACGCGCCGGCGCACCGGCTGTTCGACCTGATCCACGTCCGGCGCCGGAACGCTGAAGCGCCCGCACGCCAGTATGCCGACTACGTGGTCGACATTGCGCACGACAAGCTCCCAGAAGGCGTCTCGCTAGAGGAGAAGCTCTGA
- a CDS encoding DUSAM domain-containing protein: MPETLDWGPIRALARRVLREGAPLALTDEVCALLARSARDVAISDAVASRALSTEDGALDLLREIARRIRDGSARISDALNRMYQHKAAGDFDSARQEMRDVLAVEVVPLYREIAEGQLEDMADEP, encoded by the coding sequence ATGCCCGAAACACTTGACTGGGGCCCCATTCGAGCACTCGCGCGGCGCGTCCTTCGCGAGGGGGCGCCACTTGCCTTGACGGACGAAGTGTGTGCGCTCCTTGCTCGCTCGGCACGTGATGTGGCAATCAGCGATGCGGTTGCCTCTCGCGCTTTGTCCACGGAGGACGGGGCGTTGGACCTGCTCCGCGAGATTGCGCGCCGCATCCGCGACGGCTCCGCGAGAATCTCCGATGCGCTGAACCGTATGTATCAACACAAGGCGGCCGGTGACTTCGACAGCGCCCGCCAGGAAATGCGGGATGTGCTCGCTGTCGAAGTCGTACCGCTCTACCGCGAGATAGCGGAAGGTCAGCTCGAAGACATGGCGGACGAGCCGTAG
- a CDS encoding metallophosphoesterase: MSSSQTFFFAGVGDVHGHMHRMVSHLTAWEERSQRPLDFVLQVGDFEPHRHDADLATMAAPTKYRHLGDFAAYHQRRRRFPWPVYFIGGNHEPYGHLDLHPEGFALVPHCHYLGRSGVVELNGLRVAGLSGIHREATFCKSRPPLASMGDVSNKDFTFFNEQDVEQVLALGRADVLLLHDWPSGIIPPEEAADFQGQRRGASHDLVGNAYARLLVDALQPRLVLCGHLHRRYTGTVQHPSGQRSLVRCLASVEQGADAFAVFQCREGTLQEIAMRE; the protein is encoded by the coding sequence ATGTCCTCCTCCCAGACGTTCTTCTTCGCCGGGGTGGGCGACGTCCACGGGCACATGCACCGGATGGTGAGTCACCTCACCGCCTGGGAGGAACGCAGCCAAAGGCCGCTCGACTTCGTGCTCCAGGTGGGCGACTTCGAGCCCCACCGTCACGACGCCGACCTGGCCACCATGGCCGCACCCACGAAGTACAGGCACCTGGGGGACTTCGCGGCCTACCACCAGCGACGGCGCCGCTTCCCCTGGCCCGTCTACTTCATCGGCGGCAACCACGAGCCCTACGGACACCTCGACCTGCACCCAGAGGGATTCGCGCTGGTGCCGCACTGCCACTACCTGGGCCGGAGCGGCGTGGTGGAGCTGAACGGCCTTCGCGTGGCGGGCCTGTCCGGCATCCACCGAGAAGCCACCTTCTGCAAGTCCCGCCCGCCGCTGGCCTCGATGGGCGACGTGTCCAACAAGGACTTCACCTTCTTCAACGAACAGGACGTCGAGCAAGTCCTGGCGCTCGGGCGCGCGGACGTGCTCCTGCTGCATGACTGGCCCTCCGGCATCATCCCGCCCGAGGAGGCCGCCGACTTCCAGGGACAGCGCCGCGGCGCGAGCCACGACCTCGTCGGCAACGCGTACGCGCGGCTGCTGGTGGACGCGCTCCAACCCCGGCTGGTCCTCTGTGGCCACCTGCACCGGCGCTACACCGGCACCGTCCAGCACCCCAGCGGCCAGCGCTCGCTCGTGCGGTGCCTCGCCAGCGTGGAGCAGGGCGCGGATGCGTTCGCGGTCTTCCAGTGCCGCGAGGGCACGCTCCAGGAAATCGCCATGCGGGAGTGA
- a CDS encoding ABC transporter ATP-binding protein — translation MSVPALELQGLSKRYGEFTALHTVDLAIRPGEIFALLGPNGAGKTTMIGSVCGLVKKSSGSIRVFGKDLDQDPVGPRYDIGLVPQEINFDPFFTVAESLRIQMGFYGRPANDARIDEVLTALNLHAKKDAYTRALSGGMKRRLLIAKALVHKPRLVFLDEPTAGVDVELRRDLWTYVRKLASEGTTIVLTTHYLEEAEELADRVGIINEGRLLMVEDKATLLRRFGERRVIITFEQPQPGLSEAGKRFAARLSEDGRTLTYVERDGCAPSGELLRALYAEGQLISDVETRRSRMEDVLIEILRGRPQQAA, via the coding sequence ATGTCCGTCCCCGCCCTCGAACTCCAGGGACTCTCCAAGCGTTACGGAGAGTTCACGGCACTTCACACCGTGGACCTCGCCATCCGTCCCGGTGAAATCTTCGCCCTGCTGGGCCCCAACGGCGCGGGCAAGACGACGATGATTGGCAGCGTCTGCGGCCTGGTGAAGAAGTCCTCCGGCAGCATCCGCGTCTTCGGCAAGGACCTGGACCAGGACCCGGTGGGTCCGCGCTACGACATCGGGCTGGTGCCGCAGGAAATCAACTTCGACCCCTTCTTCACCGTGGCCGAATCGCTGCGCATCCAGATGGGCTTCTACGGCCGCCCCGCGAATGACGCGCGCATCGACGAGGTGCTCACCGCCCTCAACCTGCACGCGAAGAAGGACGCGTACACGCGCGCACTGTCCGGCGGCATGAAGCGCCGACTGCTCATCGCCAAGGCGCTGGTGCACAAGCCGCGCCTCGTCTTCCTCGACGAGCCCACCGCGGGCGTGGACGTGGAGCTGCGCCGCGACTTGTGGACCTACGTGCGCAAGCTCGCGTCGGAGGGCACCACCATCGTCCTCACCACGCACTACCTGGAAGAGGCCGAGGAGCTGGCCGACCGCGTGGGCATCATCAACGAGGGCCGCCTCCTCATGGTGGAGGACAAGGCCACCTTGCTGCGCCGCTTCGGCGAGCGCCGCGTCATCATCACCTTCGAGCAGCCGCAGCCGGGCCTGTCCGAGGCCGGCAAGCGCTTCGCCGCCCGCCTCAGCGAGGACGGCCGCACCCTCACCTACGTGGAGCGCGACGGCTGCGCCCCGTCCGGCGAGTTGCTCCGCGCCCTCTACGCCGAAGGGCAGCTCATCTCCGACGTGGAGACGCGCCGCTCTCGCATGGAGGACGTGCTCATCGAAATCCTCCGTGGCCGCCCACAGCAGGCCGCCTGA
- a CDS encoding ABC transporter permease: MKTLLAKEVRRFMRVPGQTVLSPLISTTLYFIVFGVSISGRVQTVEGVPYLHFIVPGLVFLGIANNAFLNSSSSLFITKIQGTVVDLLVAPLGPGELMAGFIGGAMVRGLVVGLLTWAVATFFTGFSLEHAGVAAYFLILSSYVFSVLGMLAAVWAEKFEQINFFPTFVMLPLTFLGGVFYSVRELPAPWNTVSLFNPMVYMVEGLRYGMLGRSIYSPLGAGSILFAVAVGATALTYVVLRSGYKMKA, from the coding sequence ATGAAGACCCTTCTGGCGAAGGAGGTCCGGCGCTTCATGCGCGTGCCGGGTCAAACCGTCCTGTCGCCCCTCATCAGCACCACGCTGTATTTCATCGTCTTCGGCGTCTCCATCTCCGGCCGCGTCCAGACGGTGGAGGGCGTGCCCTACCTGCACTTCATCGTGCCGGGGCTCGTCTTCCTCGGCATCGCCAACAACGCCTTCCTCAACAGCTCCTCCTCGCTGTTCATCACCAAGATTCAGGGCACCGTGGTGGACCTGCTGGTGGCGCCGCTGGGGCCCGGTGAGCTGATGGCGGGCTTCATCGGCGGCGCCATGGTGCGCGGGCTCGTGGTGGGCCTGCTCACCTGGGCCGTGGCCACCTTCTTCACCGGCTTCAGCCTGGAGCACGCGGGAGTGGCCGCGTACTTCCTCATCCTGTCGTCCTACGTCTTCAGTGTGCTGGGCATGCTCGCTGCGGTGTGGGCGGAGAAGTTCGAACAGATCAACTTCTTCCCCACCTTCGTCATGCTGCCCCTCACCTTCCTGGGCGGCGTCTTCTACTCCGTGCGCGAGCTGCCCGCGCCCTGGAACACCGTCAGCCTCTTCAACCCCATGGTCTACATGGTGGAAGGGCTGCGCTACGGCATGCTCGGCCGCAGCATCTATTCGCCGCTGGGCGCCGGGAGCATCCTCTTCGCCGTCGCCGTGGGGGCCACCGCGCTCACGTACGTCGTCCTGCGCTCCGGCTACAAGATGAAAGCCTGA
- a CDS encoding serine/threonine protein kinase gives MAVPFGKYELLRKIASGGMGQVFLAREHGTGFERLVVLKLILPHLAEDDEFLSMFLDEAGLVARLTHPNLITILDLTEIEGRHCLAMEYVQGDDVRRLDKTSRAQGKTLPVGLILRIIADAAAGLDYAHQARDAQGKPLRLVHRDVSPQNILVGFDGGVKVIDFGVAKAATSSQNTATGVLKGKYPYMSPEQASGLAIDARSDLFALGVVMWELLTGKRLFKGESDMMTLRLVKDCQVPRPSQLNPRLPPGLDEVVLKALAPSPDQRYPDCGAFRLALEDYALNLRLPSSSAHLAAFLRELYADRIAHETDPAKLDQLAEDADLDSRSNSSLSGVPGLMGPAGRSSASRAMRGSPHGVVPGARSRQAAAPPQPKEKTRGTAPLARPPPEPARRIPWLPVATAGLGLLIAGAGIVFFRSPADATPVRPPVEVAVPHQPEIAPEVQPPPRRAPEPVRHVKLPVITEPPGARVSVNGEERGETPLRLELEAGAAPVSVTLALNGYEPVTRQVSATDEELRLELRRAGGGKSVPGTPTAGTKRPASPGQGGGGLGIKTGR, from the coding sequence ATGGCTGTGCCATTCGGTAAGTACGAGCTACTACGCAAGATTGCCTCTGGGGGAATGGGTCAGGTGTTTCTGGCCCGCGAACATGGGACGGGGTTCGAGCGACTTGTCGTCCTCAAGCTCATCCTTCCCCACCTCGCGGAGGATGATGAGTTCCTCTCCATGTTCCTGGACGAGGCCGGGCTCGTAGCGCGCCTGACGCACCCCAACCTCATCACCATCCTCGACCTGACAGAGATTGAGGGCCGCCACTGTCTGGCGATGGAGTACGTGCAGGGCGACGACGTGCGCCGCCTGGACAAGACGTCCCGCGCGCAGGGCAAGACGCTGCCGGTGGGACTCATCCTCCGCATCATCGCGGACGCGGCCGCCGGGCTCGACTATGCGCACCAGGCGCGTGACGCCCAGGGCAAGCCGCTGCGGCTGGTGCACCGCGACGTGTCGCCGCAGAACATCCTGGTCGGCTTCGACGGCGGGGTGAAGGTCATCGACTTCGGCGTGGCGAAGGCGGCCACCAGCAGCCAGAACACCGCCACCGGCGTCCTCAAGGGCAAGTACCCGTACATGTCCCCGGAGCAGGCCAGCGGGCTCGCCATCGACGCGCGCAGTGACTTGTTCGCGCTGGGCGTCGTCATGTGGGAGCTGCTCACCGGCAAGCGCCTCTTCAAGGGCGAGTCGGACATGATGACGCTGCGGCTGGTGAAGGACTGCCAGGTGCCGCGGCCGTCGCAGCTCAACCCGCGCCTGCCGCCGGGCCTGGATGAAGTGGTGCTCAAGGCCCTGGCGCCCTCGCCGGACCAGCGCTACCCGGACTGCGGCGCCTTCCGGCTGGCGCTGGAGGACTACGCGCTCAACCTGCGGCTGCCCTCCAGCAGCGCGCACCTGGCCGCCTTCCTGCGGGAGCTCTACGCGGACCGCATCGCCCATGAGACGGACCCGGCGAAGCTGGACCAGCTCGCGGAGGACGCGGACCTGGACTCGCGCTCCAACTCGTCGCTCAGCGGCGTGCCGGGGCTGATGGGCCCCGCGGGGCGCTCCTCCGCGTCGCGGGCCATGCGCGGCTCCCCCCATGGCGTCGTCCCCGGGGCGCGCTCGCGGCAGGCCGCCGCCCCGCCGCAGCCGAAAGAGAAGACGCGAGGCACCGCGCCCCTGGCCCGCCCCCCTCCGGAGCCGGCCCGGCGCATTCCCTGGCTCCCGGTGGCCACGGCGGGGCTGGGCCTGCTCATCGCGGGCGCGGGCATCGTCTTCTTCCGCTCGCCCGCGGACGCCACCCCGGTCCGTCCGCCGGTGGAAGTGGCCGTGCCGCACCAGCCGGAAATCGCGCCGGAAGTGCAGCCGCCTCCACGCAGGGCCCCCGAGCCGGTGCGCCACGTGAAGCTGCCCGTCATCACCGAGCCCCCTGGAGCCCGGGTGAGCGTCAACGGCGAGGAGCGCGGCGAGACACCGCTGCGCCTGGAGCTGGAGGCCGGGGCCGCCCCGGTGTCGGTGACACTGGCCCTCAACGGCTACGAGCCCGTGACACGGCAGGTGTCCGCCACGGACGAGGAGCTGCGCCTGGAGCTGCGGCGCGCCGGAGGCGGCAAGTCCGTTCCGGGCACACCGACCGCCGGGACGAAGCGGCCCGCCAGTCCCGGCCAGGGCGGCGGCGGCCTGGGCATCAAGACGGGCCGCTGA